A region from the Bradyrhizobium erythrophlei genome encodes:
- a CDS encoding efflux RND transporter periplasmic adaptor subunit — MLPEFIKQLQMLSRRKLAGGAALTVLAGAALYGFTQLGGASHGSSEVSSQSRKGLQRYIPTPAEWATLTIEPVIARSFRAETVTEGKVAVDEDKSTPVFSPYAGRVMKLMVRPGDNVTQGQPLFVIEAADTVQAQNDFVAAIAALNKAKSALDLAQIQDTRAKDLFEGKAVPLKDYQQSQANLIQAQNDMRSSQTALEAARNKLRILGFSEEAILAFQEKRSINPNTTIFSPIAGTVVQRKVGPGQYVNSGASDPVFVIGDLSTVWLTAFVRETDASKVAVGQEISFNVLALPGRTLTAHIDYVAAAIDPATRRLLVRATIDNKDGQLKPEMFANVTLYSPGDHPAVGVPKQALIYEGNQVRVWVAHEDKSIELREIKPGMTNGNLVEVASNLKPGERIVTKGSLFIDRAASGS; from the coding sequence ATGTTGCCTGAATTTATCAAGCAATTGCAGATGCTTAGCCGGAGGAAACTGGCCGGCGGCGCCGCGCTGACGGTGCTGGCCGGCGCGGCTCTGTATGGCTTTACGCAGCTCGGCGGGGCTAGCCACGGGTCGTCCGAGGTGTCGAGCCAATCCCGCAAGGGATTGCAGCGCTACATCCCGACCCCGGCGGAATGGGCCACCCTGACCATCGAACCCGTTATCGCGCGAAGTTTCCGGGCCGAGACCGTGACCGAAGGCAAGGTCGCGGTCGACGAGGATAAATCGACGCCGGTGTTTTCGCCCTATGCCGGCCGCGTCATGAAGTTGATGGTCCGGCCGGGCGATAACGTCACCCAGGGACAGCCACTGTTCGTGATCGAAGCCGCCGACACCGTGCAGGCGCAGAACGATTTTGTTGCGGCGATCGCCGCGTTGAACAAGGCGAAGTCGGCGCTCGACCTTGCGCAGATCCAGGACACACGCGCCAAAGATCTGTTCGAGGGCAAGGCCGTGCCGCTGAAGGATTACCAGCAGAGCCAGGCCAATCTGATCCAGGCGCAGAACGATATGCGTTCGTCGCAAACGGCGCTGGAGGCGGCGCGCAACAAGTTGCGAATCCTCGGATTCAGCGAGGAGGCCATATTGGCCTTTCAGGAAAAGCGCAGCATCAATCCGAACACCACCATCTTCTCGCCGATCGCGGGCACGGTCGTGCAGCGCAAGGTCGGCCCCGGCCAGTACGTGAACTCCGGCGCCAGCGATCCGGTCTTCGTGATCGGCGACCTCTCCACGGTCTGGCTCACGGCCTTCGTCCGCGAGACCGATGCATCGAAGGTCGCGGTGGGACAGGAGATCTCCTTCAACGTGCTGGCGCTGCCGGGCCGGACGCTGACGGCGCACATAGACTACGTCGCCGCGGCGATCGATCCGGCGACGCGCCGGCTCCTGGTCCGCGCCACTATCGACAACAAGGACGGTCAGCTCAAGCCGGAGATGTTCGCCAACGTCACGCTCTACTCCCCCGGCGATCACCCGGCCGTGGGCGTGCCGAAGCAGGCCCTGATCTACGAGGGCAACCAGGTCCGGGTCTGGGTTGCGCACGAGGACAAGTCGATCGAACTGCGCGAGATCAAGCCCGGAATGACCAATGGCAACCTCGTCGAGGTCGCGAGCAATCTGAAACCCGGCGAGCGGATCGTCACCAAGGGCAGCCTGTTCATCGACCGCGCCGCATCCGGTAGCTAA
- a CDS encoding efflux RND transporter permease subunit codes for MDRLVAIAVNRRYLMVGLFAVVIIGGLIAFKQLNIEAYPDPTPPMVDIVTQSPGLSSEEIERYITIPIETQVSGIKNLRTIRTISLYGLSDVKLQFSFDYTYDEALQQVLNRLSQMAPLLGNVQPGISPVSAIGEIYRYRLVGPPNYSVLDLKTLQDWVLQRRFRAVPGVIDVTGWGGKTKTYELQVDFNKLIANGLTLPQLLQAVSNSNINVGGNTVNIGTQSAVVRGVGLIRSIDDLANTMVSQSGGNPVLVKDIANVTVGEKPRLGIAGLDQDDDIVQGIVLMRRGEQSSPTILRVEQLVEQINNSSILPPGVRIERIYDRKDLIDITTATVLHNMVVGILLIVLLQWIFLGDLRSALIVGATIPFALFFAVIILVLRGESANLLSVGAIDFGLIVDATVIFVEAIFRRLSQTTALSEAEQSHISTDTTMGIKSHAILSASADVSRSIFFAAAIIIAAFIPLFTLSGVEGNIFGPMARTYAYALAGGLLATFTVTPALSAIILPSHMEETETRIMKFLHWIYVPVLAWAMANRKLVMAGAIGLVVMTVVFGRLLGLEFLPKLEEGNLWIRATLPPTISLEEGNAYVNEMRKLIRSFPQVEAVVSQHGRPDDGTDAAGFFNAEFFAPLKPAGEWPDTHDKDELTARMLAKLQDKFPGVEFNFSQYLQDNVSEAVSGVKGENSIKLYGNDLQALTDTANKIKAVLSTVQGITDLAVFTSLGQPTVQIDIDRAKAARYGLAPGDINATIKVAIGGDTAGDLYEPGSDRHFPIIVRLAPEYRKSAEAIQNLRIGAAGPNGTITQIPLSEVASITLVSGAAYIYREQQERYLPIKFSVRERDLGGAIREAQEKVASQVQLPAGSRIEWVGEFGNLQDAIKRLSVVVPISLALIAVLLWFNFGSMVDTLLAMSVIPMAIFGGVVGLVISGIPFSVSAAIGFIALFGIAVMDGIIILSQFNQLVDEGFDRVTAAIRTGELQLRPVLMTCVVAGVGLLPAAMSAGIGSQVQKPLAVVVVTGMMLAPLVILVTLPVLISVFSRRVR; via the coding sequence ATGGATCGTCTCGTCGCCATTGCCGTCAACCGGCGCTACCTGATGGTCGGCCTATTCGCCGTCGTGATCATCGGCGGCCTGATCGCGTTCAAGCAGCTCAATATCGAAGCCTATCCCGACCCGACGCCGCCGATGGTCGACATCGTGACGCAAAGTCCGGGATTGTCGTCGGAGGAGATCGAACGCTACATCACGATCCCGATCGAGACCCAGGTCTCGGGCATCAAGAACCTGCGCACGATCCGCACGATTTCCCTGTACGGCCTGTCCGACGTCAAGCTGCAATTCTCGTTCGATTACACCTATGACGAGGCGCTGCAGCAGGTGCTGAACCGGCTGTCGCAAATGGCGCCACTGCTTGGTAATGTGCAGCCGGGGATTTCGCCGGTCAGCGCTATCGGCGAAATCTACCGTTACCGGCTGGTCGGGCCGCCGAATTACAGCGTGCTCGACCTGAAGACGCTGCAGGACTGGGTCTTGCAGCGCCGCTTCCGCGCCGTGCCCGGCGTGATCGACGTCACCGGTTGGGGCGGCAAGACCAAGACCTACGAATTGCAGGTCGATTTCAACAAGCTGATCGCCAACGGCCTGACGCTGCCGCAACTGCTGCAGGCCGTCAGCAATTCCAACATCAATGTCGGCGGCAATACCGTCAATATCGGTACGCAATCCGCCGTGGTGCGCGGTGTCGGCCTGATCCGTTCCATCGATGATCTCGCCAACACCATGGTGTCGCAAAGCGGCGGCAACCCGGTACTGGTCAAGGACATCGCCAATGTGACCGTCGGCGAGAAGCCGCGGCTCGGCATCGCCGGCCTCGATCAGGACGACGACATCGTGCAGGGCATCGTGCTGATGCGCCGCGGCGAGCAGAGTTCGCCGACCATCCTTCGGGTCGAACAGCTGGTGGAGCAGATCAACAATTCCAGCATCCTGCCGCCCGGCGTGCGCATCGAGCGCATCTACGACCGCAAGGATCTGATCGACATCACCACGGCGACCGTGCTGCACAACATGGTGGTCGGCATTCTCCTGATCGTGCTGCTGCAGTGGATCTTCCTCGGCGATCTCAGAAGCGCGCTGATCGTCGGCGCCACCATTCCGTTTGCGCTGTTTTTCGCCGTCATCATCCTGGTGCTGCGCGGCGAATCCGCCAACCTGTTGTCGGTCGGCGCCATCGATTTCGGGCTGATCGTGGACGCCACCGTGATCTTTGTGGAGGCGATCTTCCGCCGCCTGTCGCAAACCACGGCGCTGTCGGAAGCCGAGCAAAGCCATATCTCGACCGACACCACCATGGGCATCAAGAGCCATGCCATCCTCTCGGCCTCCGCCGACGTGTCGCGCTCGATCTTCTTCGCCGCCGCCATCATCATCGCGGCGTTCATCCCGCTGTTCACCTTGAGCGGCGTCGAAGGCAACATCTTCGGGCCGATGGCGCGGACCTATGCCTATGCGCTGGCGGGCGGCCTGCTCGCGACCTTCACGGTGACGCCGGCCTTAAGCGCGATCATCCTGCCCTCGCATATGGAAGAAACCGAAACCCGCATCATGAAGTTCCTGCACTGGATCTATGTGCCGGTGCTGGCCTGGGCCATGGCCAACCGAAAGCTGGTGATGGCGGGCGCCATCGGGCTCGTGGTCATGACCGTTGTGTTCGGCCGCCTGCTGGGGCTGGAATTCCTGCCCAAGCTCGAGGAGGGCAATCTCTGGATTCGCGCGACCCTGCCGCCGACCATCTCGCTCGAGGAGGGCAACGCCTATGTCAACGAGATGCGCAAGCTGATCCGCAGCTTTCCGCAGGTGGAAGCGGTGGTGTCGCAGCATGGCCGCCCCGATGATGGCACGGACGCTGCGGGCTTCTTCAACGCGGAATTCTTTGCGCCGCTAAAGCCGGCCGGCGAATGGCCCGACACCCACGACAAGGATGAGTTGACGGCGCGAATGCTGGCGAAGCTGCAGGACAAGTTTCCGGGCGTCGAGTTCAATTTCTCCCAGTATCTTCAGGACAACGTTTCCGAAGCCGTCTCCGGCGTGAAGGGCGAGAACTCCATCAAATTGTACGGCAACGATCTGCAGGCGCTCACCGACACCGCCAACAAGATCAAGGCCGTGCTGTCGACGGTGCAGGGCATTACCGACCTGGCGGTGTTCACCTCGCTCGGGCAACCGACGGTCCAGATCGATATCGATCGCGCCAAGGCTGCGCGCTATGGGCTGGCGCCGGGCGATATCAACGCCACCATCAAGGTCGCGATCGGCGGCGACACCGCCGGAGATCTCTATGAACCCGGGAGCGACCGGCATTTTCCGATCATCGTCCGGCTTGCCCCGGAATATCGCAAGAGTGCCGAGGCGATCCAGAATTTGCGGATCGGCGCGGCGGGTCCGAACGGCACCATCACCCAGATTCCCTTGAGCGAGGTGGCGTCGATCACCCTGGTCTCGGGTGCGGCCTATATCTACCGCGAACAGCAGGAGCGCTATCTGCCGATCAAGTTCTCGGTGCGCGAACGCGACCTCGGCGGCGCCATCCGGGAAGCCCAGGAGAAGGTCGCGAGCCAGGTGCAGCTGCCGGCGGGATCGCGGATCGAATGGGTGGGTGAGTTCGGCAATCTGCAGGACGCGATCAAGCGGCTGTCGGTCGTGGTGCCGATCAGCCTTGCGCTGATCGCCGTGTTGCTGTGGTTCAATTTCGGCTCGATGGTGGACACGCTGCTCGCCATGAGCGTGATCCCGATGGCGATCTTCGGCGGCGTGGTCGGGCTCGTGATCTCGGGCATTCCATTCAGCGTCTCCGCGGCGATCGGTTTCATCGCGCTGTTCGGCATCGCGGTCATGGACGGCATCATCATCCTGTCCCAGTTCAACCAGCTGGTCGACGAGGGCTTCGACCGGGTGACAGCCGCGATCCGCACCGGCGAACTGCAATTGCGCCCGGTCCTGATGACCTGCGTGGTCGCGGGCGTCGGGCTGCTGCCGGCGGCGATGTCGGCGGGCATCGGATCGCAGGTGCAGAAGCCGCTGGCGGTGGTGGTCGTCACCGGCATGATGCTGGCGCCGCTGGTGATCCTGGTGACGCTGCCGGTGCTGATCTCGGTCTTCTCGCGCCGGGTCCGCTGA
- a CDS encoding methylenetetrahydrofolate reductase: protein MSAPDHASSRQLDALLSSASVEISSRGHQLGELRDRFAAGTDVTITFLPGDNYRHNVETAAMLRRAGFNAVPHVAAREMPSREALDDFLTRLRGEADVRRILLIAGDVAAAKGPFKSSHDVRASGLIEEHGMARVSVAGYPEGHPYLGLAATFSGLEAWRDWGQGTKIHVDVVTQFCFESAPILAFIGELDARGVGLPVTVGLAGPASPATLTKFALRCGIGNSIRSLRSQIGRFGRLLMDTGPDDIMRGLQLAPEVVTASISGFHLFPFGGLRKAAEWSRGYVAETLRQAGRTASRTGAQNL, encoded by the coding sequence GTGTCCGCACCCGATCATGCCTCGTCTCGCCAACTCGACGCGCTACTGTCGTCCGCTTCGGTCGAAATCTCTTCGCGCGGACATCAACTGGGCGAGTTGCGGGATCGTTTCGCTGCGGGCACGGACGTCACGATCACCTTCCTGCCCGGCGACAATTATCGCCACAACGTCGAAACGGCCGCGATGCTGCGCCGCGCCGGTTTCAACGCGGTGCCTCATGTCGCTGCGCGCGAAATGCCGTCACGCGAGGCGCTCGACGATTTCCTGACGCGCCTCAGGGGCGAGGCGGATGTCAGGCGCATTCTACTGATCGCCGGCGACGTCGCGGCCGCGAAAGGACCGTTCAAATCGAGCCACGATGTGCGCGCCAGCGGGTTGATCGAGGAGCATGGCATGGCACGCGTAAGCGTTGCCGGCTACCCCGAGGGCCACCCTTATCTCGGGTTGGCCGCGACCTTCAGCGGGCTCGAGGCATGGCGGGACTGGGGGCAGGGGACAAAAATCCACGTCGATGTCGTGACGCAGTTCTGCTTCGAGAGCGCGCCGATCCTGGCCTTTATCGGCGAACTCGATGCGCGCGGCGTCGGCCTTCCCGTCACCGTCGGCCTCGCCGGTCCGGCGAGTCCCGCCACGCTGACGAAATTCGCGCTTCGCTGCGGCATCGGCAATTCGATCCGTTCGCTGCGCAGCCAGATCGGGCGTTTCGGCCGGCTGCTCATGGATACCGGGCCTGACGACATCATGCGCGGTTTGCAGTTGGCGCCCGAGGTCGTCACGGCCTCGATATCGGGTTTCCATCTGTTTCCGTTCGGCGGACTGCGCAAGGCCGCCGAATGGTCGCGTGGCTACGTTGCGGAAACCCTGCGGCAAGCGGGGCGGACCGCATCCCGAACCGGCGCTCAGAACCTGTAA
- a CDS encoding amidohydrolase family protein has product MLTRRCVLLASIAAGVIMPNRHALAKASQPSAPVNFDVPAGACDCHTHIHGDPEKFPFFAGRVYTPELASPEEMSALHKALHIERVVIVTPSVYGTDNSAALFGMKARGATARGVAVIDDKTPETDLDAMGQAGIRGIRLNLATGGVNDPSVGRPRFQAAVDRVKARGWHVQLFTSLAMISAIKDLVLASPVPVVFDHFGGAQAELGVGQPGFSDLLELVKSGKAYVKISGAYRASKLAPDYSDVIPLAQALIAANPDRIVWGTDWPHPNSVTPPGRQPTEVTPLYQIEDGRLFNQFPVWAPDAAIRKKILVDNPARLYRF; this is encoded by the coding sequence ATGCTGACGCGACGCTGTGTTCTGCTCGCCTCGATTGCCGCCGGAGTGATCATGCCGAACCGACACGCCCTTGCCAAAGCCTCGCAACCGTCGGCGCCGGTCAATTTTGACGTCCCCGCCGGCGCCTGCGACTGCCACACCCATATCCACGGCGATCCCGAAAAATTCCCGTTCTTCGCGGGCCGCGTCTACACCCCGGAGCTGGCATCGCCAGAGGAAATGTCGGCGCTGCACAAGGCGCTGCATATCGAGCGCGTGGTGATCGTCACCCCGAGCGTCTACGGCACGGATAATTCGGCGGCGCTGTTCGGCATGAAGGCCCGCGGCGCGACCGCGCGCGGCGTCGCCGTGATCGACGACAAGACGCCCGAGACCGATCTCGATGCCATGGGCCAGGCAGGCATTCGCGGCATAAGGCTCAATCTCGCCACGGGCGGCGTCAACGATCCCTCGGTCGGCCGCCCGCGCTTCCAGGCCGCGGTCGACCGGGTGAAAGCCCGCGGCTGGCATGTCCAGCTGTTCACGAGTCTTGCGATGATCTCCGCGATCAAGGATCTCGTCTTGGCCTCGCCGGTGCCGGTCGTGTTCGATCATTTCGGCGGCGCGCAGGCCGAACTTGGAGTGGGGCAGCCGGGCTTTTCCGACCTGCTCGAACTCGTGAAATCAGGCAAGGCGTACGTCAAGATCTCCGGCGCCTACCGGGCCTCGAAGCTCGCACCCGATTATTCCGACGTGATCCCGCTCGCCCAGGCGCTGATCGCGGCCAATCCGGACCGCATCGTCTGGGGGACGGACTGGCCGCATCCGAATTCAGTGACGCCGCCCGGCCGACAGCCGACCGAGGTGACGCCGCTGTATCAGATCGAGGACGGCCGCCTGTTCAACCAATTTCCCGTATGGGCGCCGGACGCGGCGATCCGGAAGAAAATTCTGGTCGACAATCCGGCGCGGCTTTACAGGTTCTGA
- a CDS encoding TolC family outer membrane protein, which translates to MIGRAAKVGHVTRRVLRSSICLGFAACAGFAATAAVSLAASAALAESLPEALAKAYQTNPQLNAERARQRATDENVPQALAGYRPQIIATLSAGLQAVRNLLPDNTFQSATLKPWIIGVTVSQTLFNGFKTANSVRVAELQVQSGREALRNVGQGVLLDAVTAYTNVLANQSLVEAQRSNVAFLRETVGITQKRLNAGDVTPTDTAQAEARLSRGLADLNAAEINLAISQATYTQVIGNPPGQLRSAEAVDGYLPHSREDAIGLAAKENPAVTAAGFDVDVASTTIRVAESSLLPTITLQGNASHSSDADPSLTTFRTDQASVTAQMNAPIYDGGTAASQTRQAKELTAQSRQVLDHVRSQARTAAIGAWVANEGAKIAVAASESEVRAATVALQGVSKEAAGGQRTTVDVLNSQADLISAKARLIGAQRDRVIASYTLLSAIGRLDVKTLSLNTPDYLPELHYHQVRDAWHGLRTPSGQ; encoded by the coding sequence ATGATTGGACGTGCCGCGAAGGTTGGCCACGTGACAAGGCGCGTGCTTCGATCGAGCATTTGTCTTGGCTTTGCAGCTTGCGCCGGTTTTGCCGCCACGGCCGCGGTCAGTCTTGCCGCTTCCGCGGCGCTGGCCGAATCCCTGCCCGAGGCGCTGGCCAAGGCCTACCAGACCAATCCGCAGCTCAATGCCGAACGGGCGCGCCAGCGTGCCACCGACGAGAACGTGCCGCAGGCCCTAGCGGGCTACCGGCCGCAGATCATTGCGACCCTGAGCGCCGGGCTGCAGGCGGTCCGCAATCTGCTGCCGGATAACACCTTTCAATCCGCCACTTTAAAACCCTGGATCATCGGGGTGACGGTGAGCCAGACTCTATTCAACGGCTTCAAGACCGCCAACAGCGTGAGGGTGGCGGAACTGCAGGTGCAGTCGGGCCGCGAGGCGTTGCGCAATGTCGGTCAGGGCGTGCTGCTCGACGCCGTCACCGCCTACACCAACGTGCTCGCCAACCAGTCGCTGGTCGAGGCGCAGCGCTCCAATGTCGCGTTCCTGCGGGAAACCGTCGGCATTACCCAGAAGCGCCTCAACGCCGGCGATGTCACGCCGACCGATACCGCCCAGGCCGAAGCGCGGCTCAGCCGGGGGCTGGCCGACCTGAACGCCGCCGAGATCAATCTTGCCATCAGCCAGGCGACCTACACCCAGGTGATCGGCAACCCGCCCGGGCAATTGCGATCCGCCGAAGCCGTGGATGGGTATCTGCCACACAGCCGCGAAGACGCCATAGGCCTTGCCGCCAAGGAAAATCCGGCGGTCACGGCCGCGGGCTTCGACGTCGACGTCGCCTCGACCACCATCCGTGTCGCGGAAAGCAGCCTCCTGCCCACCATCACCCTGCAGGGCAACGCCAGTCACAGCAGCGACGCAGATCCGAGCCTCACCACCTTCCGGACCGATCAGGCTTCGGTGACTGCGCAGATGAATGCGCCGATCTACGATGGCGGCACCGCGGCGTCGCAGACAAGGCAGGCCAAGGAATTAACGGCGCAAAGCCGGCAGGTGCTGGATCATGTCCGCAGTCAGGCCCGCACCGCCGCAATCGGCGCCTGGGTCGCCAATGAAGGCGCCAAGATCGCGGTAGCGGCATCGGAATCCGAGGTGCGGGCGGCGACGGTCGCGCTGCAGGGCGTCAGCAAGGAAGCCGCCGGCGGCCAGCGCACCACGGTCGACGTCCTGAACTCGCAAGCCGATCTCATTTCGGCGAAGGCGCGGCTGATCGGCGCGCAACGCGATCGCGTGATTGCTTCCTATACCCTGCTCAGCGCCATCGGCCGGCTCGACGTCAAGACGCTGTCGCTCAACACGCCGGACTATCTGCCTGAACTGCATTATCATCAGGTGCGCGACGCCTGGCACGGGCTGCGTACGCCATCGGGGCAATGA
- a CDS encoding acetyl-CoA hydrolase/transferase C-terminal domain-containing protein, translating into MPRLFSDPEAISEDIISDVGTDLVVGLPLGLGKANHIVNALYARASADRSINLTFFTALTLEKPKPKNLLQGRFIAPVIDRLFGGYPDLAYPAALRAGALPPNIRVTEFFFLAGRWQQVPAAQQHYVSANYTHAASYLLAAGMNVVAQLVAKRVVDGVPRYSLSGNTDITVDLLRARRQGRVSFKLIGQVNSELPFMPGEGDLPADEFSAVLDSPATDFPLFAPPSEPITDTRYAIGLHAAGLVRDGGTLQIGIGQVGDALAQGLIVRHRDNGQFHGIMKRLSPAPEQLAALETGSFEKGLYGVSEMLFEAFLALIDAGILKREVDGVVLHGAFFLGPQSFYSALREMTASQLARIQMMPVSFTNELYGDEEAKRRARVDARFVNSVMMATLMGAAVSDGLENGQVVSGVGGQYNFVAQSFALAGARSVLTLEATRGAGAGLRSNIRWSYGHETIPRHLRDIVVTEYGVADIRGKSDADVIAAMLQVTDSRFQDELARQAKDAGKLPGNFEIPAAYRDNHPERIAAALKPAREAGLLPSFPFGSDFTDVEQRLIPALQLLQDAQSAPRRLPGLLWQGFTGHPDAADIECLARLGLDKPVTLAEHAYRALVSAALARSRAS; encoded by the coding sequence ATGCCGAGACTGTTTTCCGACCCCGAGGCGATTTCCGAGGATATCATCAGCGATGTCGGGACCGATCTGGTGGTCGGATTGCCGCTCGGGCTCGGCAAGGCGAATCATATCGTCAACGCGCTCTATGCGCGCGCCAGCGCCGACCGCTCGATCAATCTGACGTTCTTCACCGCGTTGACGCTGGAAAAGCCGAAGCCGAAGAACCTGCTGCAGGGGCGCTTCATTGCGCCGGTGATCGACCGTCTGTTCGGGGGCTATCCCGATCTCGCCTATCCCGCAGCGCTGCGCGCGGGAGCGCTTCCGCCCAATATTCGCGTGACCGAATTCTTTTTCCTGGCGGGACGGTGGCAGCAAGTGCCGGCGGCGCAACAGCACTATGTTTCCGCCAACTACACCCACGCGGCTTCCTATTTGCTGGCGGCCGGGATGAACGTTGTCGCGCAACTGGTGGCCAAACGCGTCGTCGACGGCGTGCCGCGCTACAGCCTGAGCGGCAATACCGACATCACGGTGGACCTGTTGCGCGCCCGCAGGCAGGGGCGCGTGTCGTTCAAGCTGATCGGGCAGGTTAATTCCGAACTGCCGTTCATGCCGGGCGAGGGCGATCTGCCGGCGGACGAATTCAGCGCCGTACTCGACAGTCCCGCAACCGACTTCCCGCTGTTCGCCCCGCCGTCCGAGCCGATCACCGACACCAGATACGCCATCGGGCTTCACGCCGCGGGCCTCGTGCGCGACGGCGGCACGCTGCAAATCGGCATCGGGCAGGTAGGCGATGCGTTGGCGCAGGGATTGATCGTTCGTCACCGCGACAACGGGCAATTTCACGGGATCATGAAACGGCTGTCTCCCGCACCCGAACAGCTCGCGGCGCTGGAGACCGGATCATTCGAAAAGGGGCTCTACGGCGTCAGCGAGATGCTGTTCGAGGCCTTTCTCGCCTTGATCGACGCCGGTATCCTCAAACGCGAGGTGGACGGCGTCGTGCTGCACGGCGCGTTTTTTCTCGGGCCGCAATCGTTCTATTCCGCGCTGCGCGAAATGACCGCAAGCCAGCTCGCGCGAATCCAGATGATGCCGGTATCGTTCACCAACGAGCTCTATGGCGACGAGGAGGCCAAGCGGCGCGCCCGGGTCGACGCCCGCTTCGTCAACAGCGTGATGATGGCGACCTTGATGGGGGCGGCGGTGTCCGACGGTCTCGAGAACGGACAGGTCGTGAGCGGCGTCGGCGGCCAGTATAATTTCGTCGCCCAGTCGTTCGCGCTTGCCGGCGCGCGGTCGGTCCTCACGCTCGAAGCGACGCGAGGGGCCGGCGCCGGGCTGCGATCCAATATCCGCTGGAGCTACGGCCACGAAACCATCCCGCGGCATTTGCGCGATATCGTCGTCACCGAATACGGCGTCGCCGATATCAGGGGGAAATCAGACGCCGATGTGATCGCGGCGATGCTGCAGGTCACGGATTCCCGCTTTCAGGACGAACTCGCACGCCAGGCCAAGGACGCCGGCAAATTGCCTGGGAATTTCGAGATTCCAGCCGCGTACCGCGACAATCATCCGGAGCGGATCGCAGCCGCGCTAAAGCCGGCGCGCGAGGCGGGCCTGTTGCCATCGTTTCCGTTCGGCAGCGATTTTACCGACGTCGAGCAGCGGCTGATCCCGGCGCTGCAACTGCTGCAGGACGCGCAAAGCGCGCCGCGGCGCCTGCCGGGATTGTTGTGGCAGGGATTCACCGGTCATCCCGACGCCGCCGATATTGAATGTTTGGCGCGGCTCGGCCTCGATAAACCGGTGACGCTGGCCGAACATGCCTACCGCGCGCTGGTCAGCGCTGCATTGGCGAGGAGCAGAGCGTCCTAG
- a CDS encoding enoyl-CoA hydratase has translation MSTFEYIIVEGKGGVGIITLNRPKLLNALSFGVFKEIAAAVDDLEADDRIGCILLAGGEKAFAAGADIKEMQPKTFIDMFSSDFAAIGGDRVAKCRKPTIAAVSGYALGGGCELAMMCDIIIAADTAKFGQPEITLGTIPGIGGTQRLTRAIGKSKAMDLCLTGRMMDAAEAERSGLVSRVVPADKLMEEALAAAEKIASMSRPAAAMAKEAVNRAFETPLSEGLNVERNLFHATFALEDRSEGMAAFIEKRKPVNKNK, from the coding sequence ATGAGCACATTCGAATACATCATTGTCGAAGGCAAAGGCGGGGTGGGCATCATCACGCTCAACCGCCCGAAGCTGCTCAATGCACTGTCCTTCGGCGTGTTCAAGGAGATCGCCGCCGCAGTCGACGACCTCGAAGCCGACGACAGAATCGGATGCATCCTGCTGGCCGGAGGCGAAAAGGCGTTCGCCGCGGGCGCCGACATCAAGGAAATGCAGCCTAAAACCTTCATCGACATGTTTTCCAGCGATTTCGCCGCCATCGGCGGCGACCGCGTCGCCAAATGCCGCAAGCCGACGATCGCCGCCGTCAGCGGCTATGCGCTCGGCGGCGGCTGCGAGCTCGCAATGATGTGCGACATCATCATCGCCGCCGACACCGCGAAATTCGGCCAGCCCGAAATCACCCTCGGCACCATTCCCGGCATCGGCGGAACGCAGCGGCTGACGCGTGCGATCGGCAAATCCAAGGCGATGGATTTGTGCCTCACCGGGCGCATGATGGATGCCGCCGAGGCGGAACGGTCGGGGCTGGTGAGCCGCGTGGTGCCGGCGGACAAACTGATGGAGGAAGCGCTGGCGGCGGCGGAAAAGATCGCCTCGATGTCGCGTCCCGCGGCCGCGATGGCGAAGGAAGCGGTCAACCGCGCCTTCGAGACGCCGCTGTCCGAAGGGCTCAACGTCGAACGCAACCTGTTCCATGCGACCTTCGCCCTGGAAGATCGCTCCGAGGGCATGGCGGCGTTCATCGAGAAGCGCAAGCCGGTGAACAAGAATAAATAG
- a CDS encoding sigma-70 family RNA polymerase sigma factor: protein MREREDEWTGLMRSAMSGDSAAYHRLLKAVTPVLRAAARRGLARAGQPVDQSEDIVQDILLAVHLKRHTWDANAPFAPWLFAIARNKLIDALRRRGRRVFVNIDDFADTLPGEPTTETAPASEVAAQLQSLPARQREVLQSIAVESASIKDTAAKFSMSEGAVRVALHRGLASLTAKLREQ, encoded by the coding sequence GTGCGCGAACGTGAAGACGAATGGACCGGCCTGATGCGGTCGGCCATGTCAGGCGATAGTGCGGCGTATCATCGTCTGCTGAAGGCCGTCACGCCGGTGCTGCGCGCCGCGGCGCGCCGCGGTCTGGCGCGGGCGGGGCAACCGGTCGATCAATCCGAGGATATCGTGCAGGACATTTTGTTGGCGGTGCATCTGAAGCGGCATACCTGGGACGCCAACGCGCCGTTCGCGCCTTGGCTGTTTGCGATCGCGCGCAACAAGCTGATCGATGCGCTGCGCCGCCGCGGCCGCCGGGTTTTCGTCAACATCGACGATTTCGCCGACACGCTGCCGGGCGAGCCCACGACCGAAACGGCGCCGGCCAGCGAGGTCGCAGCGCAGTTGCAGTCGCTGCCGGCGCGCCAGCGCGAGGTCCTGCAATCGATCGCGGTCGAGTCCGCCTCGATCAAGGACACGGCGGCGAAATTTTCGATGAGCGAGGGTGCGGTGCGAGTGGCGCTGCATCGGGGGCTTGCCAGCCTCACCGCCAAGTTACGGGAGCAGTGA